The proteins below are encoded in one region of Mangifera indica cultivar Alphonso chromosome 7, CATAS_Mindica_2.1, whole genome shotgun sequence:
- the LOC123221350 gene encoding ubiquitin-like-specific protease ESD4 isoform X1, with amino-acid sequence MGALTSNRKRRDEYLSLNHLQSPYQNSHVSKRPRLSFMQHTSNQDLVSSNSTASRISRYPEAKNPLKRQVHAPSRILKFGFLEKLKQDSNQKSARGYSENQESGIAMGNLLTSRLVDAKKTALDTIRYLRKDKEVIDCGKEHHDKKEIVSDDSSVEEVEVIENEKHQKFEASVREISGKAVEERYLSNFQQSSSSVVTADMNNGVADVGMLRMESAEKILDSLSLNRELIGVPDVEVYKKLLESAQGRDAKLKSIGFDIELNEKRRDSLRLLQPVKQVEEKLVEEAPCEPFVPVTEEEEAEVDCAFAPTRRRQVLVTDPGTDIDITGQVLQCLRPGAWLNDEVINVYLGLLKEREKRDPQKFLKCHYFNTFFYKKLVSGNNGYDYKAVKRWTSIRKLGYTLLECDKIFVPIHKEIHWCLAVINKKDKKFQYLDSLKGMDMKVLSALARYYVDEVKDKSGKDIDVSAWEQDFVEDLPEQKNGFDCGMFMLKYVDFYSRGLGLCFDQSHMPYFRVRTAKEILRLRAD; translated from the exons ATGGGCGCTCTTACGAGCAATCGTAAACGTCGCGACGAGTACTTGTCATTGAATCATCTTCAAAGTCCATATCAAAACTCTCACGTTTCTAAACGACCCCGGTTATCTTTCATGCAGCATACCTCAAACCAAGACTTAGTTTCATCGAACAGCACGGCCTCGAGAATCTCTAGGTATCCAGAAGCCAAAAACCCTCTGAAAAGACAAGTTCATGCTCCTTCCAGAATACTTAAATTTGGATTTCTGGAAAAGCTAAAACAGGATTCGAACCAGAAAAGTGCGCGTGGATACAGTGAAAATCAAGAATCAGGTATTGCTATGGGTAATTTGTTGACTTCTCGCTTAGTTGACGCGAAGAAAACTGCATTAGATACAATTAGGTATTTGAGAAAAGATAAGGAAGTGATTGATTGTGGTAAGGAACATCATGATAAGAAGGAAATTGTTTCGGATGATTCGAGTGTTGAAGAAGTTGAGGTTATTGAGAATGAAAAGCATCAGAAATTTGAGGCATCTGTTAGGGAAATTAGTGGGAAGGCTGTGGAGGAGAGATATCTTAGTAATTTCCAGCAGTCATCTTCATCCGTGGTCACTGCAGATATGAATAATGGTGTTGCTGATGTTGGTATGTTGAGAATGGAGAGTGCAGAGAAGATTTTAGATTCATTGTCTTTAAATCGAGAGTTGATCGGCGTGCCAGATGTTGAGGTGTATAAGAAGTTGTTGGAGAGTGCACAGGGGAGGGATGCTAAGTTGAAGTCAATAGGGTTTGATATTGAGTTGAATGAGAAGCGTCGTGATTCTCTCAGGCTGTTGCAGCCTGTTAAGCAAGTAGAGGAAAAACTGGTAGAG GAAGCACCTTGTGAACCCTTTGTCCCTGTGACAGAGGAGGAAGAAGCTGAGGTTGATTGTGCTTTTGCTCCTACTAG GAGGAGGCAGGTCTTGGTCACCGATCCAGGGACAGATATTGACATTACTGGACAAGTTCTTCAGTGCCTTAGGCCAGGTGCATGGTTGAATGATGAG GTCATAAATGTGTATCTTGGCTTGCtgaaagaaagggaaaagagaGATCCACAGAAGTTTCTGAAATGCCATTACTTCAACACATTTTTTTACAAGAAG TTAGTGAGTGGGAACAATGGCTATGATTATAAAGCAGTTAAAAGATGGACATCCATCAGGAAGTTGGGATACACTCTCCTTGAGTGTGATAAA ATATTTGTCCCTATCCACAAGGAAATTCATTGGTGCTTAgctgttattaataaaaaggatAAGAAATTTCAGTATCTTGATTCACTAAAAGGAATGGATATGAAAGTGCTGAGTGCCCTG GCTAGATATTACGTGGATGAAGTGAAGGACAAGAGTGGAAAGGACATAGATGTAAGTGCTTGGGAGCAAGACTTTGTTGAAGACCTTCCCGAACAGAAGAATGG GTTTGACTGTGGTATGTTTATGCTCAAATATGTTGACTTTTATAGCAGAGGTCTAGGGCTTTGTTTTGACCAG AGTCACATGCCCTATTTTCGTGTGAGGACAGCAAAAGAGATACTGAGATTGAGAGCTGATTGA
- the LOC123221560 gene encoding uncharacterized protein LOC123221560 — protein sequence MTDTAKPLMVVAVDNSNHSFFALEWVLDNFFVSVGSNILLMLDPLQMLFFDSEDLDKCIPCEGKGHPGDVITEAVDKHHAIIFVLGSRGHSAVRRAVLGSCSIMIVK from the exons ATGACGGATACAGCGAAGCCATTGATGGTGGTGGCTGTAGACAACAGTAATCACAGCTTCTTTGCATTAGAGTGGGTTctggataatttttttgtttccgTCGGTTCCAATATTCTCTTGATGCTCGACCCTCTCCAAATGCTCTTTTTCGATTCGGAGGACCTGGACAA GTGCATACCGTGCGAGGGGAAAGGTCATCCTGGAGATGTTATCACTGAAGCAGTAGATAAACACCACGCCATCATTTTCGTCCTTGGAAGTCGAGGCCACAGCGCGGTCAGaag GGCTGTTCTGGGCAGTTGCTCTATAATGATTGTAAAGTAA
- the LOC123221940 gene encoding kinesin-like protein KIN-13A, with protein sequence MGGQMQQSNAAAATALYDHAGAGVGGSMHNNAGPTSDAGDAVMARWLQSAGLQHLASPLASTGIDQRLLPNLLMQGYGAQSAEEKQRLFKLMRNLNFNGESGSELYAPTTQTSGITASDTFYSPEFRGDFGAGLLDLHAMDDTELLSEHVISEPFEPSPIMPGVSKGFENDFNLTTGQQQKEHNDADVSASVLTNEKEISVRENNVAKIKVVVRKRPLNKKEVARKEDDIVSVSDNGLTVHEPKLKVDLTAYVEKHEFCFDAVLDQHVSNDEVYWHTVEPIIPTIFQRTKATCFAYGQTGSGKTYTMQPLPLRAAEDLVRYLHQPVYRNQRFKLWLSYFEIYGGKLFDLLSDRKKLCMREDGRQQVCIVGLQEFEVSDVQIVNEYIERGNAARSTGSTGANEESSRSHAILQLVIKKHSEVKESKRSNDANESRGGKVVGKISFIDLAGSERGADTTDNDRQTRIEGAEINKSLLALKECIRALDNDQIHIPFRGSKLTEVLRDSFVGNSRTVMISCISPNAGSCEHTLNTLRYADRVKSLSKGGNTKKDPVVNSLPPVSKDTSSASSIPVTVEMEDAFEPQEVKMVDIGRKVIEKESLSYNPTVDVDKQQSSYSSNHSFNGREESGVVSGSMDRERFEINNSCGGSTSQKMHPSYSQTNIDAEEKVQKVSPPRRKASRDTEKSDKLGNWHRKDSSGSDFSTTYARQQNTGSFNTNNVGPSQLEPEPPLDGNINALLEEEEALIAAHRKEIEDTMEIVREEMKLLAEVDQPGSLIDNYVTQLSFVLSRKAASLVSLQARLARFQHRLKEQEILSRKRVPR encoded by the exons ATGGGTGGCCAGATGCAGCAGAGCAATGCTGCAGCGGCGACGGCGCTGTACGATCACGCAGGTGCCGGCGTCGGTGGGTCCATGCATAACAATGCGGGTCCCACAAGCGATGCCGGCGATGCAGTTATGGCCCGCTGGCTCCAGTCGGCAGGACTGCAGCATCTGGCCTCTCCCTTGGCTTCTACGGGCATCGATCAGCGCCTCCTCCCCAATCTCCTCATGCAG GGTTATGGAGCACAATCTGCTGAAGAGAAACAGAGGCTTTTCAAGTTAATGAGAAACCTCAATTTTAATGGGGAATCTGGGTCTGAGTTGTACGCACCAACTACACAAACTTCAGGAATAACTGCATCAGATACATTTTATTCTCCAGAGTTCAGGGGGGATTTTGGAGCTGGACTTTTGGATCTTCATGCTATGGATGATACAGAACTTCTATCCGAG CATGTTATTTCAGAACCATTTGAGCCATCCCCGATTATGCCTGGTGTTAGCAAAGGGTTTGAAAATGACTTCAATCTGACAACAGGCCAGCAGCAAAAGGAGCACAATGATGCAGATGTCTCAGCTTCAGTTCTCACAAATGAAAAAGAGATCAGTGTGAGAGAAAATAATGTTGCTAAGATCAAAGTTGTG GTTCGTAAAAGACCATTAAACAAAAAGGAGGTCGCACGGAAGGAGGATGATATTGTATCCGTGTCTGACAATGGTCTTACTGTCCATGAACCCAAGCTAAAG GTGGACTTGACAGCATATGTGGAGAAgcatgaattttgttttgatgctgTTCTGGATCAGCATGTCAGTAATGATGAG GTATATTGGCATACTGTAGAACCAATTATTCCAACCATTTTTCAGCGAACAAAAGCTACTTGTTTTGCATATGGACAAACAG gtAGTGGCAAGACATATACAATGCAACCTTTACCTCTCCGAGCAGCAGAAGACCTTGTTAGATATTTGCATCAGCCTGTATATCGAAATCAGCGGTTCAAATTGTGGCTTAGCTATTTTGAGATATATGGTGGAAAACTTTTTGATCTTCTCAGTGATAGAAA GAAGCTCTGTATGAGAGAAGATGGACGACAACAAGTTTGCATTGTCGGACTGCAAGAATTTGAAGTTTCTGATGTGCAAATTGTAAACGAATATATTGAGAGGGGCAATGCTGCAAGAAGTACAGGATCTACTGGTGCCAATGAGGAATCTTCAAGGTCTCATGCCATTTTACAACTTGTTATCAAGAAGCACAGTGAGGTAAAAGAATCTAAGCGGAGCAATGATGCAAATGAATCTAGAGGAGGGAAGGTTGTTGGAAAGATTTCTTTCATTGATCTTGCTGGTAGTGAAAGAGGTGCAGACACCACTGATAACGACCGCCAAACTAG GATTGAGGGTGCGGAAATCAATAAGAGTCTTTTGGCTCTTAAGGAGTGCATTCGTGCTCTGGACAATGACCAGATCCATATCCCATTTCGTGGAAGCAAACTTACAGAAGTTCTGCGTGACTCCTTTGTTGGCAACTCAAGGACTGTTATGATCTCTTGCATATCTCCGAATGCAGGATCATGTGAGCACACCCTCAATACATTGAGATACGCTGATAG GGTCAAAAGTCTCTCCAAAGGTGGGAACACAAAAAAGGATCCAGTTGTAAATTCTCTACCACCAGTTAGTAAAGATACTTCATCAGCATCTTCTATTCCAGTTACTGTTGAAATGGAAGATGCCTTTGAGCCACAAGAAGTTAAAATGGTTGATATAGGTAGAAAAGTCATAGAAAAAGAATCTCTTTCTTATAATCCTACTGTTGATGTTGACAAACAGCAATCAAGCTATTCTTCTAACCATTCCTTCAATGGAAGAGAGGAAAGCGGGGTGGTTTCTGGCTCAATGGACAGGGAGAGGtttgaaattaataattcttGTGGTGGTTCCACAAGTCAAAAGATGCACCCATCATATTCCCAAACTAATATCGATGCAGAAGAGAAAGTGCAAAAGGTATCACCACCTCGAAGAAAAGCATCTAGGGATACTGAAAAATCAGACAAGTTGGGGAACTGGCACAGAAAGGATAGTAGTGGTTCAGATTTCTCCACCACTTATGCCAGGCAGCAGAATACAGGAAGTTTCAACACAAATAATGTTGGACCTAGTCAATTGGAACCTGAACCTCCTTTAGATGGCAATATTAATGCGTTACTGGAG GAAGAAGAGGCCCTAATTGCAGCTCATAGAAAAGAAATTGAGGATACAATGGAGATTGTTCGTGAA GAAATGAAATTATTGGCAGAAGTCGACCAACCAGGCAGCCTCATTGACAACTATGTGACCCAATTGAGTTTTGTGCTTTCACGCAAAGCAGCGAGTCTGGTTAGCCTTCAAGCTCGACTTGCCAGGTTCCAGCACCGCCTCAAGGAACAGGAAATACTCAGCCGGAAGAGAGTTCCTCGTTAG
- the LOC123220315 gene encoding translationally-controlled tumor protein homolog, with amino-acid sequence MLVYQDLLTGDELLSDSFPYKEIHNGVLWEVEGKWVVQGAVDVNIGANPSAEGADEDEGVDDQAVKVVDIVDTFRLQEQPAFDKKQFVTYVKRYIKLLTPKLEGEKQEEFKKNIEGATKFLLSKLSDLQFFVGESMHDDSSLVFAYYKDGATDPTFLYFSHGLKEVKC; translated from the exons ATGTTGGTCTACCAGGATCTTCTCACCG GTGACGAGCTACTCTCCGACTCCTTTCCATACAAGGAAATCCACAATGGTGTGCTTTGGGAAGTTGAGGGCAAG TGGGTTGTTCAAGGAGCAGTTGATGTAAACATTGGCGCTAATCCTTCTGCTGAAGGTGCTGATGAGGATGAGGGTGTTGATGACCAAGCTGTTAAGGTGGTTGACATTGTTGACACATTCAGGCTCCAG GAACAACCTGCTTTTGATAAGAAGCAATTTGTCACATACGTGAAGAGGTACATCAAGTTGTTGACACCCAAGCTGGAAGGAGAGAAGCAAGAGGAGTTCAAGAAAAACATTGAGGGAGCAACTAAGTTCTTGCTCTCAAAACTCAGTGATCTTCAATT CTTCGTTGGTGAGAGCATGCATGATGATAGTTCCCTGGTGTTTGCCTACTACAAGGATGGTGCCACTGACCCAACATTTCTGTATTTTTCCCATGGTTTGAAGGAGGTGAAGTGCTAA
- the LOC123221350 gene encoding ubiquitin-like-specific protease ESD4 isoform X2, with the protein MGALTSNRKRRDEYLSLNHLQSPYQNSHVSKRPRLSFMQHTSNQDLVSSNSTASRISRYPEAKNPLKRQVHAPSRILKFGFLEKLKQDSNQKSARGYSENQESGIAMGNLLTSRLVDAKKTALDTIRYLRKDKEVIDCGKEHHDKKEIVSDDSSVEEVEVIENEKHQKFEASVREISGKAVEERYLSNFQQSSSSVVTADMNNGVADVGMLRMESAEKILDSLSLNRELIGVPDVEVYKKLLESAQGRDAKLKSIGFDIELNEKRRDSLRLLQPVKQVEEKLVEEAPCEPFVPVTEEEEAEVDCAFAPTRRRQVLVTDPGTDIDITGQVLQCLRPGAWLNDEVINVYLGLLKEREKRDPQKFLKCHYFNTFFYKKLVSGNNGYDYKAVKRWTSIRKLGYTLLECDKARYYVDEVKDKSGKDIDVSAWEQDFVEDLPEQKNGFDCGMFMLKYVDFYSRGLGLCFDQSHMPYFRVRTAKEILRLRAD; encoded by the exons ATGGGCGCTCTTACGAGCAATCGTAAACGTCGCGACGAGTACTTGTCATTGAATCATCTTCAAAGTCCATATCAAAACTCTCACGTTTCTAAACGACCCCGGTTATCTTTCATGCAGCATACCTCAAACCAAGACTTAGTTTCATCGAACAGCACGGCCTCGAGAATCTCTAGGTATCCAGAAGCCAAAAACCCTCTGAAAAGACAAGTTCATGCTCCTTCCAGAATACTTAAATTTGGATTTCTGGAAAAGCTAAAACAGGATTCGAACCAGAAAAGTGCGCGTGGATACAGTGAAAATCAAGAATCAGGTATTGCTATGGGTAATTTGTTGACTTCTCGCTTAGTTGACGCGAAGAAAACTGCATTAGATACAATTAGGTATTTGAGAAAAGATAAGGAAGTGATTGATTGTGGTAAGGAACATCATGATAAGAAGGAAATTGTTTCGGATGATTCGAGTGTTGAAGAAGTTGAGGTTATTGAGAATGAAAAGCATCAGAAATTTGAGGCATCTGTTAGGGAAATTAGTGGGAAGGCTGTGGAGGAGAGATATCTTAGTAATTTCCAGCAGTCATCTTCATCCGTGGTCACTGCAGATATGAATAATGGTGTTGCTGATGTTGGTATGTTGAGAATGGAGAGTGCAGAGAAGATTTTAGATTCATTGTCTTTAAATCGAGAGTTGATCGGCGTGCCAGATGTTGAGGTGTATAAGAAGTTGTTGGAGAGTGCACAGGGGAGGGATGCTAAGTTGAAGTCAATAGGGTTTGATATTGAGTTGAATGAGAAGCGTCGTGATTCTCTCAGGCTGTTGCAGCCTGTTAAGCAAGTAGAGGAAAAACTGGTAGAG GAAGCACCTTGTGAACCCTTTGTCCCTGTGACAGAGGAGGAAGAAGCTGAGGTTGATTGTGCTTTTGCTCCTACTAG GAGGAGGCAGGTCTTGGTCACCGATCCAGGGACAGATATTGACATTACTGGACAAGTTCTTCAGTGCCTTAGGCCAGGTGCATGGTTGAATGATGAG GTCATAAATGTGTATCTTGGCTTGCtgaaagaaagggaaaagagaGATCCACAGAAGTTTCTGAAATGCCATTACTTCAACACATTTTTTTACAAGAAG TTAGTGAGTGGGAACAATGGCTATGATTATAAAGCAGTTAAAAGATGGACATCCATCAGGAAGTTGGGATACACTCTCCTTGAGTGTGATAAA GCTAGATATTACGTGGATGAAGTGAAGGACAAGAGTGGAAAGGACATAGATGTAAGTGCTTGGGAGCAAGACTTTGTTGAAGACCTTCCCGAACAGAAGAATGG GTTTGACTGTGGTATGTTTATGCTCAAATATGTTGACTTTTATAGCAGAGGTCTAGGGCTTTGTTTTGACCAG AGTCACATGCCCTATTTTCGTGTGAGGACAGCAAAAGAGATACTGAGATTGAGAGCTGATTGA